The Halosimplex litoreum genome has a window encoding:
- a CDS encoding aspartate kinase — protein MRVVVKFGGTSLGNGARVTRAADSIAQAIENGHEVAVVASAMGSTTDDLLDDINYEAEDADRAEIVSMGERTSVRMLKGALAARGIEADFFEPGSEGWPIITDEYGEVDVDETKKRAGALGGQLGDVVPVITGFLAQDHQGNVTTLGRGGSDTSAVMLGKYMDADEVVIVTDVEGVMTGDPRVVEGARNVGEITVDELRSLSFRGAEVVAPSALSYKGADLGVRVVHYQHDDLLTGGTSIEGEFQNLIDLQEERLACVTVAGRAIRNSPGILADLAAALGDEGINIDANSSGMDSITFYVDAEDAEDAEALLHDEVVDGEALSSVTVEDDIAVVRVTGSDLPNQPGIVKRAIDPVSEAHIHLYDVITSATSVSVFVPWEDREQTLRLVQNEF, from the coding sequence ATGCGAGTCGTAGTGAAGTTCGGGGGAACGAGCCTGGGCAACGGGGCGCGCGTCACGCGCGCGGCCGATTCGATCGCCCAGGCGATCGAGAACGGCCACGAGGTGGCGGTCGTCGCCAGCGCGATGGGGTCGACGACCGACGACCTGCTCGACGACATCAACTACGAGGCCGAGGACGCCGACCGCGCCGAGATCGTCTCGATGGGCGAGCGGACTTCCGTCCGGATGCTCAAGGGGGCGCTGGCCGCTCGCGGCATCGAGGCGGACTTCTTCGAGCCCGGCAGCGAGGGGTGGCCGATCATCACCGACGAGTACGGCGAGGTCGACGTCGACGAGACGAAAAAGCGCGCCGGCGCGCTCGGCGGCCAGCTCGGCGACGTCGTCCCCGTCATCACCGGCTTTCTCGCCCAGGACCACCAGGGCAACGTCACGACGCTCGGTCGGGGCGGGTCGGACACCTCCGCGGTCATGCTCGGCAAGTACATGGACGCCGACGAGGTCGTCATCGTCACCGACGTGGAAGGCGTCATGACCGGCGACCCCCGCGTCGTCGAGGGCGCGCGTAACGTCGGCGAGATCACCGTCGACGAACTGCGCTCGCTGTCGTTCCGTGGCGCCGAGGTCGTCGCCCCCTCCGCGCTGTCGTACAAGGGCGCCGACCTCGGCGTCCGGGTCGTCCACTACCAGCACGACGATCTGCTGACCGGCGGCACGTCGATCGAGGGGGAGTTCCAGAACCTCATCGACCTCCAGGAAGAACGCTTGGCCTGCGTCACCGTCGCCGGTCGCGCGATCCGCAACAGTCCGGGTATCCTCGCCGACCTGGCCGCCGCCCTGGGCGACGAGGGGATCAACATCGACGCCAACTCCTCGGGGATGGACTCGATCACCTTCTACGTCGACGCCGAGGACGCCGAGGACGCCGAGGCGCTGCTGCACGACGAGGTCGTCGACGGCGAGGCCCTCTCCAGCGTCACCGTCGAGGACGACATCGCCGTCGTCCGCGTCACCGGCAGCGACCTGCCCAACCAGCCCGGCATCGTCAAACGCGCCATCGACCCCGTCTCGGAGGCCCATATCCACCTCTACGACGTGATCACCTCCGCCACCTCCGTCTCGGTGTTCGTCCCCTGGGAGGACCGCGAGCAGACGCTCAGGCTCGTCCAGAACGAGTTTTAA
- a CDS encoding metallophosphoesterase family protein → MKVGVISDIHGNLVALETVLEDMPDVDLLVCAGDVVGYNPWHSECAAAIRGEGDHGLSDEAAAMLPDGQVPTVMGNHDRAVAFDQAYGFNDMAAAAVDHARETCSDEQLAWLGELPEQRVVCDRRLRIVHGHPHDPDRYTYPEEYDPDMLGDEDVLVTGHTHVQGHEFFDEGLILNPGAVGQPRDGDPRAAYSLVDFDSKEIEARRVEYDVDRVVDAVREADLPLRIGTRLRSGQ, encoded by the coding sequence ATGAAGGTGGGCGTGATCTCGGACATCCACGGGAATCTCGTGGCGCTGGAGACGGTCCTGGAAGACATGCCGGACGTCGACCTGCTGGTCTGTGCGGGCGACGTGGTCGGGTACAACCCCTGGCACAGCGAGTGCGCGGCGGCGATCCGAGGCGAGGGCGACCACGGGCTGAGCGACGAGGCGGCCGCGATGCTCCCCGACGGGCAGGTGCCGACGGTGATGGGCAACCACGACCGGGCGGTGGCGTTCGACCAGGCCTACGGGTTCAACGACATGGCCGCAGCCGCGGTCGACCACGCCCGCGAGACTTGCAGCGACGAGCAACTGGCGTGGCTGGGCGAGCTTCCCGAGCAGCGGGTGGTCTGTGACCGCCGGCTGCGCATCGTCCACGGCCACCCCCACGACCCCGACCGGTACACCTACCCCGAGGAGTACGACCCGGACATGCTCGGCGACGAGGACGTGCTCGTGACCGGCCACACCCACGTCCAGGGCCACGAGTTCTTCGACGAGGGGCTGATCCTCAACCCCGGTGCGGTCGGTCAGCCCCGCGACGGCGACCCCCGGGCGGCGTACTCGCTGGTCGACTTCGACAGCAAGGAGATCGAGGCCCGTCGCGTCGAGTACGACGTGGACCGGGTGGTCGACGCCGTCCGGGAGGCCGATCTGCCTCTGCGGATCGGGACGCGGCTGCGCTCGGGGCAGTAG
- a CDS encoding IMP cyclohydrolase has translation MYVGRFVVVAPEVGAYRVSSRSFPNRKATGREPGTVTVGPTPDAPETDNPYVEYNCLRLTDNGTVIGNGSHVDPIAEKLELGYPARDALAEPLLALDFEKDDYDTPRVAGIVGVDAADPSTNADGPGAVIGTVRRDALLVEEATEPTLVATYERDSPEPVEFDATGAAAAASEAYRMDLEHEVCAVGVSGSSDDGFETAIYNGDE, from the coding sequence ATGTACGTCGGACGTTTCGTCGTCGTCGCGCCGGAGGTGGGCGCCTACCGCGTCTCCTCCCGCTCGTTCCCGAACCGGAAAGCGACCGGCCGCGAGCCGGGTACCGTCACCGTCGGTCCCACGCCCGACGCCCCCGAGACGGACAATCCCTACGTCGAGTACAACTGTCTGCGCCTCACGGACAACGGCACCGTGATCGGCAACGGCTCGCACGTCGACCCCATCGCCGAGAAGCTCGAACTGGGCTACCCCGCCCGGGACGCGCTGGCCGAGCCGTTGCTCGCGCTGGACTTCGAGAAGGACGACTACGACACCCCGCGCGTCGCGGGGATCGTGGGCGTCGACGCCGCGGACCCGAGCACGAACGCCGACGGTCCTGGCGCCGTCATCGGGACCGTCCGCCGCGACGCGCTGCTGGTCGAGGAGGCCACCGAGCCGACGCTGGTCGCGACCTACGAGCGCGACAGCCCCGAACCGGTCGAGTTCGACGCGACGGGCGCCGCCGCGGCCGCCAGCGAGGCCTACAGGATGGATCTCGAACACGAAGTCTGTGCGGTCGGCGTCTCCGGGTCCAGCGACGACGGGTTCGAGACGGCCATCTACAACGGCGACGAGTAG
- a CDS encoding Gfo/Idh/MocA family protein has product MTVDIGIVGAGNRGVAHADSYGEVDGANVVAVADIDEEAAAELAADHGAAVYGDFRDMLDDAGVDAVSVCVHNNLHRPVAEAAADAGAHIFTEKPMAATYTDAKAMAEAADAAGVHIGVQNYDLFDDETRAASRLVDGGELGEPYYARGVFSRRRGRPYIDGYGTPGFVSKDSAGGGPVIDIGTYVLGQLLYLLGNADVERVGGATFEKTEDAYAAEQVGENRDTYTGRLDESGYDVEDSGVGMAHLADGSVLELRAAWHMYLPDRPSVVAGSQGGLQLDPFEFYTTTGDYEATVSLDLDEYERRQGLIAGDGYETEDTGDQFAHWIDTIEGDVDGEPIPTGDLALNSMRIMEGIYLSQEAGRELTAEEIAERSESTAVEL; this is encoded by the coding sequence ATGACAGTCGATATCGGTATCGTCGGCGCGGGCAACCGTGGAGTGGCCCACGCCGACTCCTACGGCGAGGTCGACGGCGCGAACGTGGTCGCCGTCGCGGACATCGACGAGGAGGCGGCGGCCGAACTGGCCGCCGACCACGGAGCCGCCGTCTACGGCGACTTTCGGGACATGCTCGACGACGCGGGCGTCGACGCCGTGAGCGTCTGCGTCCACAACAACCTCCACCGCCCCGTCGCCGAGGCCGCCGCCGACGCGGGGGCGCATATCTTCACCGAGAAGCCCATGGCCGCCACCTACACCGACGCGAAGGCCATGGCCGAGGCCGCCGACGCCGCTGGCGTCCACATCGGCGTCCAGAACTACGACCTGTTCGACGACGAGACGCGCGCGGCCAGCCGCCTCGTCGACGGGGGCGAACTCGGCGAGCCCTACTACGCCCGCGGCGTCTTCTCCCGGCGGCGCGGCCGTCCGTACATCGACGGCTACGGCACCCCCGGCTTCGTCTCGAAGGACTCGGCCGGCGGCGGCCCGGTCATCGACATCGGTACCTACGTCCTCGGGCAACTGCTGTACCTGCTCGGCAACGCCGACGTGGAGCGGGTGGGCGGCGCGACCTTCGAGAAGACAGAGGACGCCTACGCGGCGGAGCAGGTGGGGGAGAACCGCGACACCTACACCGGCCGCCTCGACGAGTCGGGCTACGACGTGGAAGATTCCGGCGTCGGGATGGCACACCTCGCCGACGGCTCCGTCCTCGAACTCCGGGCGGCCTGGCACATGTACCTCCCCGACCGCCCCAGCGTCGTCGCCGGCTCCCAGGGAGGCCTGCAGCTGGACCCCTTCGAGTTCTACACCACGACCGGCGACTACGAGGCCACCGTCTCGCTCGATCTCGACGAGTACGAGCGCCGCCAGGGCCTCATCGCCGGCGACGGCTACGAGACCGAAGACACCGGCGACCAGTTCGCCCACTGGATCGATACCATCGAGGGCGACGTGGACGGCGAGCCCATCCCCACCGGCGACCTCGCGCTCAACTCCATGCGGATCATGGAGGGGATCTACCTCTCGCAGGAGGCCGGTCGCGAGCTCACCGCCGAGGAGATCGCCGAACGGTCGGAATCGACCGCCGTGGAACTGTAG
- a CDS encoding Gfo/Idh/MocA family protein, producing MAWRFVGANFDQMHQNRNLEWVRDHPDAELVGVCDERPRTSTGSIERAVEELEIPDEAVFSGLDDCLAATDPDVVLGCPRNAEHARFVERVVEHGIDALAVEKPMAHTLADCDRMLDAVEDELFVINWPSTWDPVKHTVKRLVDEGTVGEVREVQYYGGNAGAPPEGSWFYDADEGGSMLDYLGYGATFSTWLRGGELPARVTAERFVPEDLSVDVQSSTVCRYDDGLSTLGTNWRLLSHPWETEPQPPTGYEVVGTEGAISTRERGTPIRVTTTERPDGYAVEPDELPERDGDLVSYLVHCLETDADPEGPSDPAFCREAHRIVETARRSADAGESLALVE from the coding sequence ATGGCCTGGCGATTCGTCGGTGCGAACTTCGACCAGATGCACCAGAACCGCAACCTCGAGTGGGTGCGCGACCACCCCGACGCCGAACTCGTCGGCGTCTGCGACGAGCGCCCCCGGACCTCCACGGGGTCGATCGAGCGGGCCGTCGAGGAACTGGAGATTCCGGACGAGGCGGTCTTCTCCGGTCTCGACGACTGTCTCGCAGCGACCGACCCCGACGTAGTGCTGGGCTGCCCGCGCAATGCGGAGCACGCGAGGTTCGTCGAGCGGGTCGTCGAGCACGGTATCGACGCGCTCGCGGTCGAGAAGCCGATGGCCCACACGCTCGCCGACTGCGACCGGATGCTCGACGCGGTCGAGGACGAACTGTTCGTGATCAACTGGCCGTCGACGTGGGACCCGGTGAAACACACGGTCAAGCGCCTCGTCGACGAGGGGACCGTCGGCGAGGTGCGGGAGGTGCAGTACTACGGCGGCAACGCCGGCGCACCGCCCGAGGGTTCGTGGTTCTACGACGCCGACGAGGGCGGATCGATGCTCGACTACCTGGGCTACGGTGCGACGTTCTCGACGTGGTTACGCGGGGGCGAGTTGCCCGCTCGGGTGACCGCCGAGCGGTTCGTCCCCGAGGACCTGTCGGTCGACGTGCAGAGTTCGACGGTCTGCCGATACGACGACGGACTCTCGACGCTGGGGACGAACTGGCGACTGCTCAGTCATCCCTGGGAGACCGAACCCCAGCCGCCGACGGGGTACGAAGTCGTCGGGACCGAGGGGGCGATCAGCACCCGTGAGCGCGGGACGCCGATCCGGGTGACGACCACAGAGCGGCCCGACGGGTACGCGGTCGAACCGGACGAACTCCCCGAGCGGGACGGCGACCTGGTCTCGTATCTGGTCCACTGTCTGGAGACCGACGCCGACCCCGAGGGACCGAGCGACCCCGCCTTCTGTCGCGAGGCCCATCGGATCGTCGAGACGGCACGCCGGAGCGCCGACGCCGGCGAGTCGCTCGCGCTCGTCGAGTGA
- a CDS encoding DUF1648 domain-containing protein: protein MTLRLDRSDWLSLSLIAGTLLAGLALWDRLPAELAIHFSASGEPDGFASKPVAVVSLPALMAATLLFVEGAGRVDPPEDPSVLGFVTVATMALLAAVQGYIFAENLGHTVPFGLFMLGIGVWIVVVVGYTVAREKRAGAA, encoded by the coding sequence ATGACCCTCCGACTCGACCGCTCCGACTGGCTGTCGCTTTCGCTGATCGCGGGGACGCTGCTTGCGGGGCTGGCACTGTGGGATCGGCTCCCGGCGGAACTGGCGATCCACTTCTCGGCGTCGGGCGAGCCGGACGGCTTCGCGTCGAAGCCGGTGGCGGTCGTCTCGCTGCCGGCGCTGATGGCCGCGACGCTGCTGTTCGTCGAGGGAGCGGGCCGCGTCGACCCGCCCGAAGACCCGTCGGTGCTCGGGTTCGTCACCGTCGCGACGATGGCGCTGCTGGCGGCGGTTCAGGGGTACATCTTCGCCGAGAACCTCGGCCACACCGTCCCGTTCGGGCTGTTCATGCTCGGAATCGGCGTCTGGATCGTCGTCGTGGTCGGCTACACGGTCGCCCGTGAGAAGCGAGCAGGGGCGGCCTGA
- a CDS encoding radical SAM protein, with the protein MISEGCEQCAKGGKMVLFVYGYCDQRDCFYCPLGENRKNVNQVYANERPVESDQDVLEEAERMDALGASITGGEPQEAMGRTTRYLSLLKDEYGEDFHTHLYTGITGGRENMRRLSEAGLDEIRFHPPYEQWGDLHGTEWEEILYVAREEGLTPAFEIPGIRPEQEFIDFLDEGAADFCNINEFEMSDGNYRRMQEEGFELRDEHMSAVDSPREEILDQMGDHERVYFCTSVFKDAAQHRRRLKRMARTLRRPFDEITDDGTLVYGKTWADAERMDALGVPEEYYTVKSEHVEVAWWLLEEMVEDGDVESGEIVEQYPTYDGTVVERTPLSGGNGGGGQSAAGD; encoded by the coding sequence ATGATATCCGAGGGCTGCGAACAGTGCGCCAAAGGCGGGAAGATGGTTCTGTTCGTCTACGGCTACTGCGACCAGCGCGACTGTTTCTACTGCCCCCTCGGCGAGAACCGCAAGAACGTGAATCAGGTCTACGCCAACGAACGGCCCGTCGAGTCCGACCAGGACGTACTGGAGGAGGCCGAGCGCATGGACGCGCTGGGCGCCTCGATCACCGGCGGCGAACCCCAGGAGGCGATGGGCCGCACGACACGCTATCTCTCCCTGCTGAAAGACGAGTACGGCGAGGACTTCCACACGCACCTCTACACCGGCATCACCGGCGGCCGCGAGAACATGCGCCGGCTCTCCGAGGCGGGTCTGGACGAGATCCGCTTCCACCCGCCGTACGAGCAGTGGGGCGACCTCCACGGCACCGAGTGGGAGGAGATCCTCTACGTCGCCCGCGAGGAAGGATTGACCCCCGCCTTCGAGATCCCGGGCATCCGCCCGGAACAGGAGTTCATCGACTTCCTCGACGAAGGCGCCGCCGACTTCTGCAATATCAACGAGTTCGAGATGTCCGACGGCAACTACCGCCGGATGCAGGAGGAAGGCTTCGAGTTGCGCGACGAGCACATGAGCGCCGTCGACAGCCCGCGCGAGGAGATCTTAGACCAGATGGGCGACCACGAGCGGGTGTACTTCTGCACGAGCGTCTTCAAGGACGCCGCCCAGCACCGCCGCCGGCTCAAGCGGATGGCCCGGACGCTCCGGCGGCCGTTCGACGAGATCACCGACGACGGCACCCTCGTGTACGGGAAGACGTGGGCCGACGCCGAGCGCATGGACGCGCTTGGCGTCCCCGAGGAGTACTACACGGTCAAGTCCGAACACGTCGAGGTCGCGTGGTGGCTGCTCGAAGAGATGGTCGAGGACGGCGACGTCGAGAGCGGCGAGATCGTCGAGCAGTACCCGACCTACGACGGAACGGTCGTGGAGCGGACGCCGCTGTCGGGCGGGAACGGTGGCGGCGGGCAGTCGGCGGCGGGCGATTGA